From the genome of Candidatus Omnitrophota bacterium:
CCCGACTCGGAACGGGCGAAATCCGCAAAGGTCGTATTCGGCCTGATCAATGACATAAGCACATATGATAAGGACAGGACCCTCTTCCTGGTGGCATTCGGAGGCGGGGTAGTAGGAGATGTAGCGGGTTTTGCGGCCGCCGTATACAAGCGGGGCATCCCGTATGTGCAGATGCCGACCACCCTGCTCGCTCAGGTCGACTCTGCCATAGGCGGAAAGACCGCCATAGACACAACTGTCGCGAAGAACCTCGTGGGCGCTTTTTATCAGCCGCGCATCGTCCTTTCCGATACCGGCATGCTCGACTCTCTGGCGCCGCGTCAGATGAGGACGGGCATGGCCGAGGTCATAAAATACGGCGTCATAAAAGACGCCCGGCTCTTTGAATATCTCGAAAATAACCTGAGAAACATATACGCCCACAGGCCGGAAGCGCTCGAATTGATCGTCTCCAGGTCCAGCGCCATAAAGGCGCGCGTGGTGGAGGCGGATGAATTCGACAGAAAAGGCGCCAGGGTCATCCTGAATTACGGCCATACGATAGGCCACGCCATAGAGACCGCCTCCGGATACTCGGGGCGTTATTCGCACGGAGAAGCGATATCCATAGGCATGGTGGTCGCCTCAGATATAGCGGTGCGGCTGGGCCTGTTGAAGGCCCCGGACGGCGCCAGGATAGAAGCGCTCATAAAGAAGGCGGGACTGCCGACGGCCCTTGCGGGCCTCCGGCTCCGCGACCTGTACGAGGCGCACCGCCACGACAAGAAGTTCATCCACGGCAAGAACAGGTTCGTCCTGCCGCGCGGCATAGGGATCGCCGGGACGGTCGAAGATATCCCCGAAGCGGTCATAAAGGGTTCTCTTGCCGGTCGGTTGAGCAGATGACCTTAACGGCTTGAAAATCACGGAGGGCTGTGTGACACATACTTTAAGGCATTTCAGGAGAGAGGACGCGGACGGCGTCAAAGAGCTGATAATGCTCATCCTTTCGAAAGAGTACCCCTTCGACAGGGCCGCATATTCCGACAGTGATCTCGACAGGATAGACGAGGTATACGGTGGGGCGAACAGCGCCTTTTTCGTCGTGGAAGAGAACGGCTCCATAGTCGGTACCGTCGGGATAAAAGAGGAGACGAAAGACGAGGCGCTCATGCGCCGCCTCTTCGTCGACCCTAAATACCGCAGGCACGGATACGGCGCGGCGCTCCTCCAAAAGGCCCTG
Proteins encoded in this window:
- the aroB gene encoding 3-dehydroquinate synthase, giving the protein MKKIQLSLPGRSYDILIGRGLTYDCGAAIRGLRIGRDAVVVTNERLFALYGKAIRASLRRAGLSVHFELVPDSERAKSAKVVFGLINDISTYDKDRTLFLVAFGGGVVGDVAGFAAAVYKRGIPYVQMPTTLLAQVDSAIGGKTAIDTTVAKNLVGAFYQPRIVLSDTGMLDSLAPRQMRTGMAEVIKYGVIKDARLFEYLENNLRNIYAHRPEALELIVSRSSAIKARVVEADEFDRKGARVILNYGHTIGHAIETASGYSGRYSHGEAISIGMVVASDIAVRLGLLKAPDGARIEALIKKAGLPTALAGLRLRDLYEAHRHDKKFIHGKNRFVLPRGIGIAGTVEDIPEAVIKGSLAGRLSR
- a CDS encoding GNAT family N-acetyltransferase; translated protein: MTHTLRHFRREDADGVKELIMLILSKEYPFDRAAYSDSDLDRIDEVYGGANSAFFVVEENGSIVGTVGIKEETKDEALMRRLFVDPKYRRHGYGAALLQKALEFCKERGYKRIFFRCTDRMADAMRLCKKHGFKETESLDVSGFKIHKLELAVRQ